One region of Culex pipiens pallens isolate TS chromosome 2, TS_CPP_V2, whole genome shotgun sequence genomic DNA includes:
- the LOC120423216 gene encoding protein piccolo-like isoform X3 — protein MATKAIPSSDRSAGGSTSTGGPNPQLKSLVYSKYRELLGSYNGKANEILQSYPAYMVKEDKGFDFVDNYGGPPQSTIGSSARRIQAQLPAEPPACVQNAMMRRDKQPFTYTPGGIDLSQIKSPRMAKRISRNAQSEGVSNQPKVSPLAQNNSNSSSNGNSQPAVSPAATLGAAAMGMPFQVFPTGPPAPPPPPPPSMAKRPSAPAHSTTNGNSVTAPPPPPPPVLPPPASKVSPKPQSFEPPPMGCRPEIKIPPNPIANLRKAPRPQPKNDFWIQEYRNEKLNDPVDRPSLQISQPPQLPPVQYSSRDADDEVAKNTQNRTHELTVRDQSPKKRSPSPSNLTKPLENGSRVSSIKTPPVYSQSPVPASLPPPITPTKVSQTSQDTPTKSTLQQDQSSKPRQNSSPSPPKTAPSSPNTPNNNSNNSNRTSPVKPPTAQKPAPQALGSLYIPPVHEVFAHSKQALLNQASPPWMSSRQNSAKEQPEWVHKEDSESLGSKQPQVSKSNESTAKPADPIAAAPASPAKPAPQQKPQPQQQQQQQQPSPPPPPQPTTPVSRPLPVEAPAPQYQQQQQQPPTISQTHYIQLQNPAANRQPQLQQQQQPAMPANRSYPQTPVYAQNQVYTPQPAPSQKERIIPIQMEASPVKAPVSAPAFAPPPYYSPGPQYNNVQSPLTVGYPHSGFTTPTAMFTNPNHFVNQGYNNITYPPTSPQIYQQHHYQQPPSTPQQQQQQHAHMMHQQQRMQQQTPTQQQQSSGGVRIIPIKVEGGETAAATNVRGPLSQTPAIIQSDPRSSNNPQVCNGSTTPNQSRSFRVLQQITDTMDQEGQEAKPATPKPGDEAEGQLRRMQLSNDDKALMNRVKSQVDGEVFLHNEEDPRYRGATIPSKAFRYLQNMTDGAGASAGGSQPSNSSNTGSTNRTNQMFVRNPGNTSESEEGSAQQYVSPSEQRVEEPKKYTGSAIPSRSFKMLQAMTQSSDAPADSNSSDLEGNQNLPCNGDIRYSPYPYPLQPHYCCNPNWHYYDPNNPQYYPTHHPPPPPPPPPHHAPGYYYPQPPPPPPPPPHGHYDRGSAAAAYYAGYMSPHHFYYPPQEPCSPCTPPPYYQLSQQPQIAYCENVVPESPTHTYVITTPPPRIVVTPTPEDSSDADSILNEFNAIAHPLTRSQSSLKRLSERLADFSTSPEKLFSASDADQKVVRCSPISSPLNERYRTYEESTSSAPSSQSECSDSEEEAHKKQDRAATSPKAPQQNGTNGHHSDNEEDESSESEDEETVGYDNNPPEHLPHQLSVIFEEESNYSCSANPSRRASVCSNSSTLSDCSSTLANDLDDDGGHDQALKSGHGNQTDDDIDHLDDEESQESQVSVKPAAETNGHKSDDEDETDEESTEEESEEESTDEESKPAVKQPANQHNKESSEEEECSETDESEQESDHEPSKKQQLVKPIVETVENGDHTDVTVTITIPSMSSKSVNEGSVSKPKQSEDSKPNFTVDYEQDSHVSVSVSLPLKLRPAQVVEQPAPEQEKPKEDETQQEDDEEIDFWSQIGEEDEMSRPRSSYSREFWSSREVSIERDDEEATTADDGDVDFWNNENGPTEALDLWKADPAIGSFLDREKNEISSDSIHFWHSENERMFSDLYRGKRREEETARADENNNASGWNKVEPSVEPPTKSGKENVSEVKVEDVEADSDSSEEESEDDSEEYETTNTSKEESEAEENEPKGVEQRPPVEEPRMPEIVLKKVQAADKVDHKCNEILSVIKTIAKEDDKTLSVRDRISIFEQTASSPVPGKQTKTNESNHHLRPPSGMKLSCDESEAEDDSGVTSDMSKHISEVETDSECFPEMRKMTRYQRAATHSRLFKLLQDESNNGDSEDEDGAEDAITSEECSKTMPNGHTYQNGSESPRPSDMTKYKGSSYEDSSTSIVAPNTATDRRDRLSLPIRHQSSSGIESLSSSTSSASPVSGVTNDKLAEELVQSLLMKKKGRLFRNLPLEKLHAAALKILQEDLESNDTISSTEDNIMTVDSTPALTPQEFKSECPNSYSEYYDTWSELNDGSQHEANIPSKHPTGSRKSVNGWSPRCPRVLSNKSISRLAEVRETETPELPSPIGTTISRSRPPSRASNQSPFPALSAGLIEDSQLPRSGSRSSASYKHFKLNNL, from the exons ATGGCCACCAAAGCGATCCCCTCGAGTGACCGATCCGCTGGGGGCAGCACCAGCACCGGTGGGCCCAATCCCCAGCTCAAGAGCCTCGTGTACTCCAAGTACCGTGAACTGCTGGGGTCCTACAATGGGAAAGCCAACGAGATACTGCAGTCCTATCCGGCGTACATGGTCAAAGAGGACAAAGGATTCGACTTTGTGGACAA TTACGGTGGCCCACCGCAGTCCACGATCGGCAGCTCGGCCCGCCGGATACAGGCCCAGTTGCCGGCGGAACCACCGGCCTGCGTGCAGAACGCCATGATGCGCCGCGACAAGCAACCCTTCACGTACACACCCGGTGGCATCGACCTGTCCCAGATCAAATCGCCCCGAATGGCCAAGCGGATATCGCGGAACGCCCAGTCGGAGGGCGTCTCGAACCAGCCCAAGGTGTCGCCACTAGCACAG AATAACTCCAACAGTAGCAGTAACGGCAACAGCCAACCAGCAGTATCACCCGCCGCAACGTTAGGGGCCGCCGCCATGGGCATGCCGTTCCAAGTATTTCCCACCGGGCCACCGGCACCGCCGCCACCACCTCCCCCAAGCATGGCCAAGCGGCCCAGTGCACCGGCGCACAGCACAACAAACGGTAACAGTGTAACGGCACCTCCTCCACCGCCCCCGCCGGTGTTACCGCCACCGGCCAGCAAAGTTTCTCCAAAGCCACAAAGCTTCGAGCCACCTCCGATGGGATGCCGGCCGGAGATCAAAATTCCGCCCAATCCGATTGCGAATCTTCGGAAGGCTCCGAGGCCCCAGCCGAAGAATGACTTCTGGATCCAGGAGTACCGCAACGAGAAACTCAACGATCCGGTCGATCGGCCAAGTCTGCAGATTTCACAACCGCCGCAACTACCACCAGTACAGTACAGCAGCCGAGATGCCGACGATGAAG TCGCTAAGAATACTCAGAATCGCACACACGAACTTACCGTTAGGGATCAATCACCCAAGAAGCGATCACCAAGCCCATCCAATCTAACTAAACCGCTCGAAAACGGTTCACGGGTGTCCTCCATCAAGACACCGCCAGTCTATAGTCAGAGCCCAGTTCCAGCCAGTCTCCCACCACCCATCACACCAACCAAAGTGTCCCAAACATCACAAGACACGCCGACGAAAAGTACACTACAACAAGACCAGTCTTCTAAACCACGACAAAACTCTTCACCATCACCACCCAAAACGGCACCATCGTCACCCAACACTCCCAACAACAACTCAAACAACAGCAACCGTACATCACCGGTGAAGCCACCCACCGCGCAGAAACCTGCCCCACAAGCCTTAGGGTCCCTCTATATCCCACCAGTTCATGAAGTGTTTGCGCACAGCAAGCAAGCCCTTCTCAATCAAGCTAGCCCACCATGGATGTCATCACGCCAAAACAGTGCTAAAGAACAACCCGAATGGGTGCACAAGGAGGACTCTGAGTCTCTCGGGTCCAAACAGCCCCAAGTGTCCAAGTCTAACGAATCTACCGCTAAACCAGCGGATCCTATCGCCGCAGCTCCCGCGAGTCCGGCCAAACCTGCCCCCCAACAGAAACCACaacctcaacaacaacaacaacagcaacaaccttcaccaccaccacctccacAACCCACCACTCCCGTGAGCCGGCCCCTACCGGTCGAGGCTCCCGCTCCCCAAtatcagcaacaacaacagcagccgCCGACAATCTCACAGACACACTACATCCAACTGCAAAATCCTGCGGCGAATCGCCAACCGCAActccagcaacagcagcagccggCAATGCCGGCTAACCGGAGCTACCCTCAGACTCCGGTTTACGCGCAGAATCAGGTGTACACTCCCCAACCGGCGCCGTCCCAAAAG GAACGTATCATACCGATCCAGATGGAGGCCTCGCCCGTCAAGGCGCCGGTATCGGCACCCGCTTTTGCACCGCCACCCTACTACAGCCCAGGACCGCAGTACAACAACGTACAGTCTCCCCTCACCGTGGGTTATCCTCACAGTG GTTTCACAACACCGACGGCGATGTTCACCAACCCGAACCACTTCGTCAACCAGGGCTACAACAACATCACCTACCCGCCGACGTCTCCGCAGATCTACCAGCAACACCACTATCAACAACCGCCTTCGACAccccagcaacaacaacagcagcatgCCCACATGATGCATCAACAGCAACGCATGCAACAGCAGACCCCAACCCAGCAACAACAGTCGTCGGGAGGTGTCCGGATCATCCCGATCAAGGTTGAAGGCGGTGAAACTGCTGCTGCGACCAACGTTCGGGGACCGCTCTCGCAGACGCCAGCGATCATTCAAAG TGACCCACGCAGCAGCAACAACCCGCAGGTGTGCAACGGCAGCACCACGCCGAACCAGTCCCGCTCGTTCCGGGTGCTGCAGCAGATCACCGACACCATGGACCAGGAGGGCCAGGAAGCGAAGCCGGCCACGCCCAAGCCCGGCGACGAGGCCGAGGGCCAACTCCGCCGGATGCAGCTCAGCAACGACGACAAAGCGCTGATGAACCGAGTCAAAAGCCAAG TCGACGGAGAGGTGTTTCTCCATAACGAAGAAGATCCTCGCTACCGGGGCGCGACCATACCGTCCAAGGCGTTTCGGTATCTGCAAAATATGACCGACGGCGCCGGGGCAAGTGCCGGCGGAAGTCAGCCGTCGAACTCGAGCAACACTG GCTCAACGAACCGTACTAATCAAATGTTTGTGCGAAACCCTGGGAACACCAGTGAATCAG AGGAAGGATCGGCCCAGCAGTACGTCTCGCCCAGCGAGCAGCGGGTGGAGGaaccgaaaaaatacaccggaAGTGCTATTCCGAGCCGATCGTTCAAAATGCTACAAGCCATGACGCAGTCGTCGGACGCTCCCG CCGATTCAAATTCCTCTGACCTTGAAGGTAATCAAAATTTACCATGCAACGGCGACATCCGATACTCACCCTATCCGTATCCCTTGCAACCACACTACTGCTGTAATCCCAACTGGCACTATTACGATCCTAACAATCCCCAATACTATCCCACCCATCATccaccaccgccaccaccaccaccccctcATCATGCACCCGGGTATTACTACCCACAACCTCCGCCCCCGCCACCGCCGCCACCCCACGGTCATTACGACCGCGGAAGTGCCGCTGCTGCGTACTACGCGGGTTACATGTCACCCCATCACTTCTACTACCCACCACAAGAACCATGCTCACCCTGCACACCTCCACCATACTATCAACTCAGCCAGCAGCCACAGATCGCTTACTGCGAGAACGTCGTTCCGGAATCCCCAACCCACACTTACGTCATAACAACACCTCCGCCACGCATTGTGGTCACTCCGACACCCGAAGACTCCTCGGACGCCGACTCCATTCTGAACGAGTTCAACGCCATTGCCCATCCCCTAACGCGCTCCCAAAGTAGCCTAAAGCGCCTCTCGGAACGGCTTGCCGACTTTAGCACTTCACCGGAGAAGCTCTTCTCAGCCTCAGACGCAGATCAAAAGGTCGTGCGCTGTTCACCGATCAGCAGTCCCCTCAACGAGCGGTACCGTACGTACGAGGAGAGCACCTCCTCGGCACCTTCCTCTCAGTCTGAGTGTTCAGACTCGGAAGAGGAAGCTCACAAGAAGCAAGACCGTGCGGCGACAAGCCCGAAAGCTCCCCAGCAAAACGGAACAAACGGTCACCACTCCGACAATGAGGAGGACGAAAGCAGCGAAAGCGAAGACGAAGAAACCGTCGGCTACGACAATAATCCGCCGGAGCATCTACCGCACCAATTGAGCGTTATTTTCGAGGAGGAAAGCAACTACTCGTGCTCGGCGAACCCAAGCCGTAGGGCTAGCGTATGCAGCAACAGCTCAACCCTGAGCGACTGTTCGTCAACGTTGGCCAACGACCTCGATGACGACGGCGGTCACGATCAGGCGCTCAAGAGCGGACACGGCAACCAAACAGACGACGATATCGATCACCTGGACGACGAAGAGTCACAGGAGTCGCAGGTGTCCGTGAAACCAGCGGCAGAAACCAACGGGCACAAAAGCGACGACGAAGATGAAACCGATGAAGAAAGCACGGAAGAGGAAAGCGAGGAGGAGTCGACAGACGAAGAGAGCAAACCGGCTGTAAAACAGCCCGCGAACCAGCATAACAAAGAATCTTCCGAGGAAGAAGAGTGCAGTGAAACGGACGAAAGCGAACAAGAGTCGGACCACGAACCGAGCAAGAAACAGCAGCTCGTGAAGCCGATTGTGGAAACCGTAGAGAACGGAGATCACACCGACGTAACGGTTACCATTACCATCCCTTCGATGAGCAGCAAATCGGTGAACGAAGGCAGCGTCAGCAAGCCGAAGCAAAGCGAAGATTCGAAGCCAAACTTCACCGTCGACTACGAGCAAGACTCGCACGTGTCGGTTTCCGTTTCACTGCCACTCAAGCTGAGACCAGCGCAAGTGGTCGAGCAGCCAGCACCCGAACAGGAGAAACCCAAAGAGGACGAAACGCAGCAAGAGGACGACGAGGAGATCGATTTCTGGAGCCAAATCGGCGAAGAGGATGAAATGAGCCGACCGAGAAGTTCGTACTCGCGAGAGTTTTGGAGTAGTCGCGAGGTCAGCATCGAGCGTGATGACGAGGAAGCGACGACCGCAGACGATGGAGACGTCGACTTTTGGAACAACGAAAACGGTCCGACGGAAGCGCTCGATCTGTGGAAGGCCGATCCGGCCATCGGAAGCTTCCTGGACCGCGAGAAGAATGAGATTTCGAGTGATTCGATACACTTTTGGCACAGCGAAAACGAAAGAATGTTCAGCGATCTGTACAGAGGCAAACGACGCGAGGAAGAAACGGCGAGAGCAGATGAGAACAACAACGCGAGCGGCTGGAACAAGGTAGAGCCGAGTGTGGAGCCGCCGACTAAGAGCGGGAAAGAGAATGTAAGCGAGGTGAAGGTTGAAGACGTTGAAGCTGACAGTGACAGCTCGGAGGAAGAAAGTGAGGATGATAGTGAGGAGTATGAGACGACAAACACGTCGAAGGAAGAATCAGAAGCCGAGGAGAATGAACCGAAAGGAGTGGAACAGAGGCCGCCGGTTGAGGAGCCGCGTATGCCTGAGATAGTCTTGAAGAAGGTACAGGCAGCGGATAAAGTAGACCACAAGTGTAACGAGATTCTGTCGGTGATCAAAACGATCGCCAAGGAGGACGATAAGACACTTTCGGTGCGCGATAGAATCTCGATATTTGAGCAAACGGCGAGCAGTCCGGTGCCGGGCAAGCAGACGAAAACGAACGAATCAAACCATCACCTGAGACCTCCCTCGGGCATGAAGCTATCCTGCGACGAGTCGGAAGCGGAAGACGACTCTGGCGTTACATCGGACATGAGCAAACACATATCGGAGGTGGAAACAGACTCGGAATGTTTCCCGGAGATGCGGAAGATGACACGTTACCAACGAGCAGCGACACATTCCAGGTTATTTAAGCTTTTGCAGGACGAAAGTAATAACGGTGATAGCGAAGACGAAGATGGCGCAGAAGACGCGATAACATCTGAAGAATGCAGCAAAACGATGCCCAACGGACACACTTATCAGAACGGATCGGAAAGCCCTCGACCCTCGGATATGACTAAATACAAAGGATCCTCGTACGAGGACAGTAGCACCAGTATAGTAGCTCCCAACACTGCCACCGATCGCAGAGATCGCCTTTCACTGCCAATCCGCCATCAGTCCTCCTCGGGCATCGAGAGCTTATCGTCCTCGACCTCATCTGCATCTCCTGTATCAGGAGTTACCAATGATAAGCTAGCGGAAGAACTAGTACAAAGCTTACTGATGAAGAAAAAGGGTAGACTGTTCCGTAACTTGCCGCTCGAGAAGTTGCACGCGGCCGCACTCAAGATCCTCCAGGAAGATCTGGAGTCCAACGATACCATCAGTTCCACCGAAGACAACATCATGACGGTGGACTCGACACCGGCCCTAACTCCGCAGGAGTTCAAATCGGAGTGTCCCAACTCCTACTCCGAGTATTACGACACCTGGAGCGAGCTGAACGACGGCAGCCAACACGAGGCCAACATCCCCTCGAAGCATCCCACCGGCAGCCGGAAGTCCGTCAACGGGTGGTCTCCGCGGTGTCCCCGCGTGCTGAGCAACAAAAGCATATCCCGGCTGGCggaagttcgcgagactgaaaCCCCCGAACTGCCATCACCTATCGGCACCACAATCTCCCGATCACGCCCACCATCACGTGCATCCAATCAGTCACCCTTTCCCGCACTGTCCGCCGGGCTAATCGAGGATAGTCAGCTTCCCAGGTCCGGGTCGAGAAGCAGCGCCAGCTACAAGCATTTCAAGCTAAATAACCTTTGA